ACAGGCTGGACATCGTTTCCAGGTTCTTCATGGGTAGATTCCTTCAAAGGCTCTGTGGTGGGACTTTGCTCTGCAGTAGGATCCTTGTTGCAGTCTTGGGGACAATCTGTTGATGCTCTGGTGAAAACAAAAGTAGTATAAACTGTCACTACTGATGACAGTTTGTCATTCTTTTGTCAGTCACTCTCTGTTTTCTGCAGTATACTAGCTTTCGTTAGTAAGAAAGtaagtaaattgtatttgtatagcacatttacatccaaaagtgctttatagtcggtatatgataaataaacaatgtaataaaataaatgaatagaaagacaatgacagggatattgacaatgacagtgacaatcacatgcatagtcagtggctgccaaatgcaagtcggtataggtgtgtgatgatttcagcccagtcacagatgttatgttttttagcTCATTGGGTGTTATTAAACCTACAATGAATTGTACAAAAACAAATTGGTTTATAATTTTCCCAAGTCCATGGAAGTGGGGTTGACCAGGTTAAGGAACTTAAATATTCACCTGGGAGGGATGGCTTTCGCAGATAGCTTTGTCTGCTCCATCTTCTGTAGCTTTGCTCTCTGTCGTCTGTTGAAAACCTCCagtctcatttttcttttcctcttctctggagATGGAACGTAGTTGAAAAGAGATGGAACAAAGTCCGGACTCAAGGGATTATCACTCTTTCtccctacaaaataaatagaaacatttcaGCGTCGAACTTGGGTTTGTTTACTACTACGTTAGCACTTGCTAGCTTAGCAGCATAAAAAACAGGACATTGTCAGCCCCACGAATTGCATGCTATAAATCAactagctatgtgtgtgtgtgtgtgtgtgtgtgtgtgtgtgtgtgtgtgtgtgtgtgtgtgtgtgtgtgtgtgtgtgtgtgtgtgtgtgtgtgtgtgtgtgtgtgtgtgtgtgtgtgtgtgtgtgtgtgtgtgtgtgtgtgtgtgtgtggtgagggggTACTTACAGGGGGGCCGGGAAGTCCAGGTTGGCCTTTCATTCCCATCATTCCCTGGAGATAGAGGAAAGAAATCAAAGGTCAAACAACAGCAATGTCCAACACCAGTGGCTGTGCATGTTGTGGGCTGTGAGTAAGATATGCCGCTGAGGACAGAATGCTATACAACAGAAAGGGTTTTGTGTTATAAAACCACACTTACAGTAGTCCAGAAATGTGTGGAAGTATTTCTTTGAGGATGAGTCCATTGACTGGACTGAAAGCTAAAGTGAGAATGCATGCCATAAAGTGGCATAAATCCCAGAACTCCATGGGAATAATCCATGGATTGGGAATGACAGTGAACACTGTAGCGGAAACCTATTTGACAGGTGTGCTCTGACATGGAAAGGTCTTCAGACTTCGATGGGTTCTTAGTGGTAGTTCTGTgtggtgatgtgtatgtgtgaatacatagtgttattgttggagagttaccacaaaactgcaggtgtgtgtgtctcagagtttgtgcatgtgtgtgtgtgtgtgtgtgtgtgtgtgtgtgtgtgtgtgtgtgtgtgtgtctgagtttgtatgtgtgtgtgtgtgtgtgtgtgtgtgtgtgtgtgtgtgtgtgtgtgtgtgtgtgtgtgtgtgtgtgtgtgtgtgtgtgtgtgtgtgtgtgtgtgtgtgtgtgttcaccatggGGCCGGGACCAATATCAGCGCCTTTGTTGTGATCATACTGAGCAGCAAAGTTCTGTTggagtgaaaaataaaaaccagaataagagacaaaatatacatataaaaattcatacaatacaatatacttattttctaaaTCATAGGTTATTGTCTGTTCCATTGCTATAATTGTGCCAGAATTTGGGTCAGGTGAGTTTAAGGGCTTGATCGTTTATCAAACAGATGAACAGCAAATCAGCATCTTCCTGTAGCTTCTATACCTTACGGTTACAATAGGATATACCAGCCGGTTAACCTTATTTACTGAGAGGccttcatcaacattcagttcccccacctaggaacactttagaaccaacatccatcttcagttcccccacccagcagcactttagaaccaacatccaccttcagtcccccacacagtcacattttagaaccaacatccaccttcagtccccccacccagcagttGACCAAGTCGGCCCCTATAGGATACTTACTCTGCCgaggccagggggtcctgggggcccagcagggccggggttgccaggtctgccgtccctcccgtcagggccctggggtccctgtggaggaaggccttgggttagtctccgttgattaccactgattgacacacagccaccgtgtctgctgggacgctgccagagtcccagctctgttcggctgtggagctcggtttggtctcaacttgaataaaagcgtcatgtccttttactaaattgttttattattgttaataaagtttagaaaagataaatatgaatttggtctggatatgtgagccaaagtcagaaaaaaataatatacaacaaatatttgtagttcaggttattttcagccgtcgtgcagcagagattggtccattattatttgttatattatcacggcggagggctttaggctgtgcctgatgtaaacaaaggggtgtggcctattcaagttgaaaggtcaatcggcgtcatcatatatcaacccgataaacttcatgaaagtttctatccagcaaacatggcattgtcatgcatcttgtcataattaatgagtttgatatTGGCTTACCCTTTCACCTCTTGGTCCTTTCGGGCCCTGAGGAATATAAGTAAACAATTGATGAGTCAGAGGCAGACATTATTTAAACAGTGAGGCAAGTTCACGTAAAAAAAGGAAGGTAGACTTAAACTTAACATATCTAAAATCTAAAACCTAAAAGAAGCTGGGCTACAATCGCTGGGGGATGAATAGGTGCATGTGGACAAACTGTGCATGTGAACTGCACAGCCAAAGCACCATTCAGGTGGGAACATATTTCAGTCCACTTCATTGAACCTGGCCTTTGGCTAGAGCTGATGCCTACAATGTC
The nucleotide sequence above comes from Gadus chalcogrammus isolate NIFS_2021 chromosome 4, NIFS_Gcha_1.0, whole genome shotgun sequence. Encoded proteins:
- the LOC130380873 gene encoding collagen alpha-2(I) chain-like isoform X2 encodes the protein MRRGELSGSAPLKEPGASKKRLKNGTPRLLDSACAAITSYQGPKGPRGERGPQGPDGRDGRPGNPGPAGPPGPPGLGRNFAAQYDHNKGADIGPGPMGMMGMKGQPGLPGPPGERVIIP